The following coding sequences are from one Virgibacillus necropolis window:
- a CDS encoding aminotransferase-like domain-containing protein, protein MNPKYIKIMEEIKLRLADGSLVAGSKLPSVRQLSEYFSCSKNTVIKAYVELEKEHLIYSVPKSGYYVVSEIQNATNENEVIDFLSAGPDKNVMPYIEFQHCMNQAIEHYKEELFTYSDQQGLYSLRVQVVKYLQNLQVFTQPERVVVVSGSQQALNLLVSMPFPNGKNNILIEQPTYFGFIESISLQQATTFGIELSMEGIDLNRLEYIFRNNDIKFFYIIPRFHNPLGHCYSNSEKKKIVELAEKYDVYIVEDDFLGDLDPNAKSDPLFSFDPSGRVIYIKSFSKIFLPGLRIATVVLPTLMIKNFLRYKFSSDFNSPALSQGALEIYLKSGMFYSHLKKIKEVYRTKMQTLQEACELLLPANTHFSKPTSGFYLSITLPENVTAKQVVHMLNEQQIYVDDASRMFLPEYKKQNIIRLSISQVNGSQIKLGVEQLAHCIALIDSRKNHITPNNFLLF, encoded by the coding sequence ATGAACCCAAAATATATAAAGATAATGGAAGAAATTAAGCTTCGGCTAGCAGATGGCTCGCTCGTTGCAGGTAGTAAACTCCCTTCTGTTCGTCAGTTATCTGAGTATTTTTCATGTAGCAAAAATACGGTTATTAAAGCGTACGTAGAACTAGAAAAAGAGCATTTAATTTATTCTGTTCCTAAAAGCGGCTACTATGTTGTGAGTGAAATTCAAAATGCGACGAATGAAAATGAGGTGATTGATTTTTTGTCTGCTGGTCCAGATAAAAACGTTATGCCTTATATTGAATTTCAACATTGTATGAATCAAGCAATTGAACACTATAAAGAAGAGCTTTTTACTTACTCTGATCAACAAGGGCTTTACTCATTACGCGTACAGGTAGTGAAATATTTGCAGAATTTACAGGTGTTCACTCAACCTGAAAGAGTAGTCGTTGTATCTGGCTCGCAGCAAGCTCTTAATTTATTAGTTTCAATGCCTTTTCCAAATGGAAAAAACAATATTCTAATTGAGCAGCCTACTTATTTTGGATTCATTGAGTCCATCAGTTTACAACAAGCTACTACTTTTGGAATTGAGTTATCGATGGAAGGAATTGATCTTAACCGTCTGGAGTACATTTTTCGAAATAATGATATAAAATTTTTCTATATTATCCCTAGATTTCACAATCCACTTGGACATTGTTACTCGAATAGCGAAAAGAAAAAAATCGTTGAGTTAGCCGAAAAATACGATGTGTATATAGTGGAAGATGATTTTTTAGGAGACCTTGATCCAAATGCAAAATCAGATCCTTTATTTTCTTTTGATCCTTCTGGGAGAGTGATTTATATTAAAAGCTTTTCGAAAATTTTTCTCCCGGGGTTAAGGATTGCTACTGTAGTTCTCCCTACATTAATGATTAAAAATTTTCTGCGTTATAAATTTAGTTCGGATTTTAATAGTCCAGCACTTTCTCAAGGTGCACTAGAAATTTATTTAAAAAGTGGTATGTTTTATAGCCATCTCAAAAAAATAAAAGAGGTATACCGTACTAAAATGCAAACCCTTCAAGAAGCATGTGAATTATTGCTACCGGCTAATACTCACTTTTCTAAACCGACTTCAGGATTCTATCTATCCATCACTTTGCCTGAGAATGTGACAGCAAAACAGGTAGTCCACATGCTAAATGAGCAGCAAATATATGTTGATGATGCCTCTAGAATGTTTTTACCAGAATATAAAAAGCAAAATATTATTCGATTAAGCATCTCTCAAGTGAACGGGAGTCAAATTAAACTAGGGGTAGAGCAATTGGCTCATTGTATTGCTTTAATTGACAGTAGAAAAAATCATATTACTCCAAATAACTTTTTACTCTTTTAG
- a CDS encoding DMT family transporter: MQRETREKYGLLLGLVGVICFSLTLPSTSVAVEYFGTTVVGLGRTVFASILVAVVLIVRKEKLPSPRQFKSLLIVAVGAVLGFPLLTSWAMESLPVSHGAVELALLPLATAGFAMFRAGEIPSLKFWISSIIGSLAVIMYALHLGFGQLQFADLALLAAVIILGLSYAEGGKLAKEIGSWQVIAWAIMIGAPFFIIPVGLNLTTEMLHAPLQAWVSFIYLAVVSQFLAYVAWYSGMAMGGIARVSQLQYLQPFLMILFATVFLDESITFFTLVIAVIVFFSVILGKNAPVIKKGSVSEKN; encoded by the coding sequence ATGCAAAGAGAAACCAGAGAGAAATATGGATTATTGTTGGGATTAGTCGGTGTCATTTGTTTTAGCTTAACGCTTCCTTCTACAAGTGTTGCAGTAGAGTATTTTGGGACTACAGTCGTTGGTTTAGGGAGAACTGTTTTTGCTTCTATTTTAGTGGCTGTAGTATTGATTGTTCGAAAAGAAAAACTACCTTCTCCTCGCCAATTTAAAAGTCTACTTATTGTTGCTGTTGGTGCTGTTTTAGGATTTCCTCTCCTCACTTCTTGGGCAATGGAATCCTTGCCTGTTTCTCATGGAGCTGTGGAATTGGCCCTATTACCATTAGCAACAGCCGGATTTGCTATGTTTAGGGCAGGTGAAATCCCTTCTCTAAAATTTTGGATTTCAAGTATAATCGGCTCTTTAGCTGTTATTATGTATGCACTTCATCTTGGATTCGGTCAATTACAATTTGCTGATTTAGCTTTACTAGCAGCAGTGATTATACTTGGACTTAGTTACGCAGAGGGTGGGAAATTAGCGAAAGAAATAGGGAGCTGGCAAGTGATTGCTTGGGCAATTATGATCGGTGCTCCATTTTTTATTATTCCAGTTGGGTTAAACCTTACAACTGAAATGCTCCATGCCCCTTTACAAGCTTGGGTTAGTTTTATTTATCTCGCAGTGGTTAGTCAATTTTTAGCATATGTTGCCTGGTATAGCGGAATGGCTATGGGCGGAATAGCAAGAGTTAGTCAGCTTCAATACTTACAACCATTTTTGATGATTCTATTCGCAACAGTATTTCTAGATGAATCCATCACATTTTTCACTCTTGTAATAGCAGTGATTGTTTTCTTTTCTGTTATATTAGGCAAAAATGCTCCCGTAATAAAAAAAGGTTCTGTATCAGAGAAAAATTAA
- a CDS encoding DUF6141 family protein — protein sequence MSKTNEDILYLEVQKLGRPWIIGVLLIASIFWWGFIQQVIFGIRFGDEPVGNGMQVFTWLVFGIILPWGAFKMKLITEVRRDGLFIRLVPFHFRYRRFPSEELLLIKTITYSPDGAFWRMGNSYKFQGRASL from the coding sequence ATGAGCAAAACAAATGAAGATATCTTATATCTGGAAGTGCAAAAACTTGGTAGACCTTGGATTATAGGGGTGCTCTTGATTGCCTCCATTTTCTGGTGGGGTTTTATTCAACAAGTCATTTTTGGTATCCGATTCGGAGATGAACCCGTGGGAAATGGAATGCAGGTATTCACATGGCTAGTGTTTGGTATTATACTTCCATGGGGCGCATTTAAAATGAAATTGATAACGGAAGTACGTAGAGATGGATTGTTTATTCGCTTAGTGCCTTTTCACTTTCGATACAGAAGGTTTCCAAGCGAGGAGCTGTTACTTATAAAAACCATTACTTACAGCCCCGATGGGGCGTTTTGGCGGATGGGGAATTCGTATAAATTTCAGGGGAGAGCGAGCCTATAA
- a CDS encoding GrpB family protein: MRKVEVCSYHEKWLSMFEKEADKLRTIFGEQVVVIHHIGSTSVPGLKAKPVIDIMPVVKEINVVDKYINSMENIGYEPKGENGIPERRYFQKGGDNRTHHVHIYQLGNYEIKRHLAFRDYLRTHPESKKRHGELKQKLAQQFPHDIESYIAVRKILLLKLNGEQQNGIKKSRNRTNYTVILCLFKFL; this comes from the coding sequence GTGAGAAAAGTTGAAGTATGTTCGTATCACGAGAAATGGCTTTCGATGTTTGAAAAAGAAGCCGATAAATTACGTACCATTTTCGGTGAGCAAGTGGTTGTCATTCACCACATCGGTAGTACGTCTGTTCCGGGTTTGAAAGCCAAGCCAGTCATAGACATTATGCCTGTCGTTAAGGAAATTAACGTGGTTGATAAATATATTAATTCAATGGAAAACATTGGGTACGAACCAAAAGGTGAAAATGGAATACCTGAACGAAGATACTTTCAAAAAGGCGGAGACAATCGAACTCATCATGTTCATATTTACCAGCTTGGAAACTATGAAATAAAACGACATTTGGCTTTTCGAGATTATCTAAGAACACATCCTGAATCAAAGAAGAGGCATGGTGAGCTGAAGCAAAAATTGGCTCAACAATTTCCACACGATATTGAATCGTACATTGCTGTAAGGAAAATCTTGTTACTGAAATTGAACGGCGAGCAACAGAATGGTATAAAGAAAAGTAGAAATCGGACTAATTATACTGTGATACTGTGCCTATTTAAATTTCTTTAA
- a CDS encoding MFS transporter has translation MYPAIFLFSICLLLIGIAQNGFVLLLAGTLLAVGYGTIVSAAQAIAIKESPKHRVGLATSTFFIFMDTGMGLGPYLIGTIVPYVGYSGTY, from the coding sequence ATGTATCCGGCTATCTTCCTCTTTTCAATATGCTTACTATTAATTGGTATAGCACAGAACGGTTTTGTTCTTCTTTTAGCCGGAACACTGCTAGCAGTTGGCTATGGAACTATCGTATCCGCTGCTCAAGCCATCGCGATAAAGGAATCACCAAAACATCGAGTTGGATTAGCAACCTCGACGTTTTTCATTTTCATGGATACGGGAATGGGATTAGGTCCTTACCTTATTGGCACGATTGTTCCATATGTTGGTTACAGTGGCACGTATTAA
- a CDS encoding pentapeptide repeat-containing protein produces MKIDTPKIPENLTERKFTDIYYEEDPEFEVSLVTDSQFDNESIDRLRLYQTVIKNCNFVNTDFSRIDLTDVRFENCDLSNANLGNASMNRIEFYNCKLLGSNLTESYIGNTRFEKSILNMVMFGNSKFEKVTFDDASLESADLYDCKLKKVEFLSCNINDARFEETSLKGIDISSSNFDSLIVSIENLKGCKVSTFQAIQFASLLGLKIQD; encoded by the coding sequence GTGAAGATTGACACACCCAAGATCCCTGAAAATCTAACGGAGAGAAAATTTACAGATATTTATTACGAAGAAGATCCAGAATTTGAAGTGAGCCTCGTTACAGATTCTCAATTTGATAACGAGTCTATAGATCGATTACGACTTTATCAAACGGTTATCAAAAACTGCAACTTTGTTAATACTGACTTTAGCCGAATTGATCTTACCGATGTGCGCTTTGAGAATTGTGATTTATCCAATGCTAATTTGGGTAATGCCTCCATGAATCGTATTGAGTTTTATAATTGCAAGTTGTTAGGCAGCAACCTAACAGAATCATACATTGGGAATACAAGGTTTGAGAAGTCGATTCTAAATATGGTGATGTTCGGGAATTCAAAATTTGAAAAAGTAACTTTTGATGATGCTTCATTAGAAAGTGCTGATCTGTATGATTGTAAGCTCAAGAAAGTTGAGTTCCTTTCCTGCAATATCAATGATGCAAGGTTTGAAGAGACATCATTAAAGGGCATTGATATAAGTTCATCAAACTTTGATTCTTTGATTGTATCCATTGAAAACTTAAAGGGCTGCAAAGTGTCAACGTTTCAAGCCATTCAGTTTGCCTCTTTGTTAGGATTAAAAATTCAGGACTAA
- a CDS encoding DUF4181 domain-containing protein, with translation MDHYGFTPGFWKEFIIIMGAVVFVVGGIPAIIRRRIGADKKKWFSYNHINEFHKKADRTLRTIFVISVIASLIIFVDKPLIVLLLSIFFSVSQLGFQAYVEWRFMENRNNFKVSLVEIVLIFVTLIGILLWLE, from the coding sequence ATGGACCACTACGGATTCACTCCTGGATTTTGGAAGGAATTTATAATTATTATGGGAGCAGTTGTTTTTGTCGTGGGGGGAATTCCGGCCATCATTCGCCGCAGAATAGGGGCTGATAAAAAGAAGTGGTTTTCGTATAATCACATCAATGAATTTCATAAAAAGGCCGATCGGACGTTACGTACGATTTTTGTGATCTCTGTCATAGCGAGCTTGATCATATTCGTAGATAAACCGCTAATCGTGCTTCTTCTATCGATATTTTTTTCAGTAAGTCAGCTCGGTTTTCAAGCATATGTTGAATGGAGGTTTATGGAGAATCGAAATAATTTTAAAGTTTCGCTAGTCGAAATTGTTTTAATCTTTGTTACCCTAATTGGGATATTATTATGGCTCGAATAA
- a CDS encoding zeta toxin family protein, whose product MIEKTGSTPKQGEKPLAILIGGGTASGKTTIRKAIIEKELIERQIRAATVDPDNIKEYITCSVIASLVIRDHVPTSLKHVSTRRGWTV is encoded by the coding sequence ATGATTGAGAAGACAGGCTCTACGCCAAAGCAAGGGGAAAAACCCTTAGCCATTTTAATCGGTGGCGGTACTGCATCGGGTAAGACAACTATACGAAAAGCAATTATTGAGAAGGAACTTATTGAAAGGCAAATACGGGCTGCAACAGTAGATCCTGATAACATTAAGGAATACATCACTTGTAGTGTCATAGCTTCGCTTGTTATACGGGATCATGTCCCAACCAGCCTCAAACATGTTTCTACAAGGAGGGGGTGGACAGTATAA
- a CDS encoding GNAT family N-acetyltransferase codes for MSIQKATLKDYETLSELFDLYRVFYEQKSNPEGARDFIKERLNNEESVAFIALDENDPIGFVQLYPSFSSVSMKRTWVLNDLYVKEKARGKGFGEKLLKKTITFAEGTGAIGVSLETGKDNLTAQRLYERVGFKRETNYFYDFSIG; via the coding sequence GTGAGTATTCAAAAAGCAACACTAAAAGATTATGAAACTCTATCAGAGCTTTTTGATTTGTATAGAGTGTTTTATGAGCAAAAATCTAATCCTGAAGGTGCAAGGGATTTTATCAAAGAAAGGCTAAACAATGAGGAGTCAGTAGCATTTATAGCCCTTGATGAGAATGATCCAATTGGTTTTGTTCAGTTATATCCATCATTTTCTTCAGTAAGTATGAAGCGGACATGGGTATTAAATGATTTGTATGTGAAAGAAAAAGCTAGGGGAAAAGGATTTGGCGAGAAATTATTAAAAAAAACAATTACTTTTGCAGAGGGAACAGGTGCAATAGGAGTGTCACTTGAGACAGGTAAGGACAACTTAACTGCACAAAGACTTTATGAAAGAGTTGGTTTCAAAAGAGAGACGAATTATTTCTATGATTTTTCGATTGGGTAA
- a CDS encoding CatA-like O-acetyltransferase, which yields MTTYQVIDLESFPRRNYYEYFMATDTTFEMTLKIDVTRAVKKCKDESISFYAYSIFNLTKSVNKIPNMRYAHIDKELVEWQELVPTFTNFNQETELFYSLWLEGLTDYKSVDREYKKLIKDYANTTDIAPMGDVPPNVVNISSIPWMHFEHFSSHPGAIKNNLTPMITIGKYEKVGSQLLMPVNIKVHHATVDAYHVSLFFEILQREMNR from the coding sequence ATGACGACTTATCAAGTCATTGATTTAGAAAGTTTTCCAAGAAGAAACTATTATGAGTATTTTATGGCGACAGACACAACGTTTGAAATGACACTAAAAATTGATGTTACTCGAGCAGTTAAAAAATGCAAAGACGAATCTATAAGTTTTTATGCTTACTCGATTTTTAATTTGACTAAATCGGTTAACAAGATTCCGAATATGAGGTATGCCCACATAGATAAGGAATTAGTAGAATGGCAAGAATTAGTGCCAACGTTTACGAACTTTAATCAAGAAACAGAGTTATTTTATAGTTTATGGTTGGAAGGATTAACAGATTATAAATCAGTTGACCGTGAGTACAAAAAGCTTATAAAAGACTATGCAAACACAACAGATATCGCACCAATGGGAGATGTTCCACCAAATGTGGTGAATATTTCATCAATTCCTTGGATGCATTTTGAACATTTTTCATCTCATCCAGGAGCTATCAAAAATAATTTAACACCAATGATTACCATTGGAAAGTACGAAAAAGTTGGTTCTCAGTTGCTAATGCCAGTAAATATTAAGGTTCATCATGCAACAGTAGATGCCTATCATGTGTCGCTTTTTTTTGAAATACTGCAACGTGAAATGAACCGTTAA
- a CDS encoding DUF4179 domain-containing protein — translation MKKEWFDQYWNDMEVPQEELNQAIKNGIRSGKRSKRKRKRLKSTTIITSAAASLILASGLFFSPVTEVLAKVPLLNLIYEDITTTVGSELFASNLVTELDEKATDNGVNITITSAYYDNNVLGFTFKVEGDQLSIKNMDKGNSSASGYGYYLFDGEEQNQLSGSGSGLKETDDGFIGAMEFYQPDQSIASDFTLPITFTSILGEKGTWRFDIPIEKRPAEKVMVEGETRTKDGSYSLIMNSITKGKATTILDYKTIRPKGGKDDHINIDVFDDDGNRLSKRNIGKTVSIEEKSGTIQVQEHSLFTSAIDANDDYLMIYPEVSRDEFDTIHAIQDTPFEVESSRFGYKIVVNKVLKQDQQFIIDYYIKNVDSESYKKDIFQNFADQIKLIRSEDVISNGDGQDQYEALKEDSLILGKKGKLINQEKLHFQSRFELDKPEKFTINDYSLMVPFGIFGMNDSIEMKPVKVDLPNH, via the coding sequence ATGAAAAAAGAATGGTTTGATCAGTATTGGAATGATATGGAAGTACCTCAAGAGGAGTTGAACCAGGCTATTAAGAATGGCATTAGATCAGGTAAGCGATCGAAGCGTAAGAGAAAGCGCTTGAAATCAACGACTATCATTACATCGGCTGCAGCTTCACTCATCCTAGCCTCTGGTTTATTTTTCTCACCTGTTACAGAAGTGCTTGCAAAGGTCCCTTTACTCAATCTCATATATGAGGACATCACTACTACTGTTGGAAGTGAACTCTTCGCAAGTAATTTAGTTACAGAACTTGATGAAAAGGCAACTGATAATGGTGTCAATATCACGATTACGAGTGCTTATTACGACAACAATGTACTAGGTTTTACCTTTAAAGTAGAAGGAGATCAGCTTTCTATCAAAAACATGGATAAAGGAAATAGTTCTGCTTCAGGATATGGATACTATTTATTTGATGGTGAGGAACAAAACCAATTGTCAGGATCGGGGAGTGGCCTGAAAGAAACTGATGATGGATTTATTGGTGCTATGGAATTTTATCAACCGGATCAATCCATTGCCAGCGACTTTACTCTCCCGATTACCTTCACTTCCATATTAGGAGAGAAAGGAACATGGAGATTTGATATTCCTATTGAAAAAAGACCAGCTGAGAAAGTTATGGTTGAAGGTGAAACACGCACAAAGGATGGTTCCTATTCCCTCATTATGAATTCGATAACGAAAGGAAAAGCTACAACGATTTTAGATTATAAAACCATCCGGCCAAAAGGCGGTAAGGACGATCATATCAACATTGATGTGTTTGACGACGATGGGAATCGACTGTCGAAGAGAAACATTGGAAAGACAGTGAGTATAGAAGAAAAAAGTGGTACGATACAAGTTCAAGAGCACTCTCTTTTTACGAGTGCAATAGATGCAAATGATGATTATTTAATGATTTATCCTGAAGTAAGTAGAGACGAATTCGATACGATTCATGCTATTCAAGACACTCCATTTGAAGTGGAGAGCAGTCGCTTTGGATACAAGATCGTTGTAAACAAAGTTTTAAAACAGGACCAACAATTTATCATTGATTATTATATCAAGAATGTTGATTCAGAAAGCTACAAAAAAGATATTTTTCAAAATTTCGCTGATCAGATCAAACTTATTCGATCTGAAGATGTGATTTCAAATGGTGATGGTCAAGACCAGTATGAAGCTTTAAAAGAGGATTCCCTCATTTTAGGTAAAAAAGGAAAATTAATCAACCAAGAAAAATTGCACTTTCAATCACGTTTTGAGCTCGACAAGCCGGAAAAATTCACGATAAATGATTACTCGCTTATGGTGCCGTTTGGGATTTTCGGAATGAATGATTCTATTGAGATGAAGCCCGTCAAAGTGGATTTACCTAATCATTAA
- a CDS encoding DNA-3-methyladenine glycosylase family protein, whose translation MVVNQCDDLVIKVPKEFSFKENISYMLRSPNECMFEIRDGKVVKAIPVSGEVPLVEISESTNGNLVIRFLGDTHPINKKVRDEVHLYVRDLFDLDNDLKPFYEMGENDLLLQKAIDEFYGLRIVGIPDLFEALVWGILGQQINLTYAYTLKRRLVETFGRSIEWEGCQYWIFPEAKDIAKLTIDDLAPIKMTVKKCEYLIGIAQLIVEGSLSKSLVMGNGELKEAEKMLVKIRGIGPWTANYVLMRCLRFPKAFPIDDVGLHNAIKHLTGAEEKPTKEEILKLSAPWKEWESYATFYLWRSLY comes from the coding sequence ATGGTTGTTAATCAATGTGACGATTTAGTTATAAAGGTTCCAAAAGAATTCAGCTTTAAAGAAAATATTAGTTATATGCTACGGTCTCCAAATGAGTGCATGTTTGAAATCCGGGATGGTAAAGTCGTGAAGGCTATTCCCGTCTCAGGTGAAGTTCCATTGGTCGAAATTAGCGAAAGCACTAATGGAAATCTTGTTATTCGCTTTTTAGGGGACACTCATCCCATAAACAAAAAAGTACGTGACGAAGTGCATTTGTATGTGAGAGACTTGTTTGATCTAGATAATGATTTAAAGCCTTTTTATGAAATGGGTGAAAATGACTTGTTGCTCCAAAAAGCAATTGACGAATTTTATGGATTACGTATTGTTGGGATTCCAGATTTATTTGAAGCATTAGTTTGGGGGATTCTCGGACAGCAGATCAATTTGACATACGCGTACACATTAAAAAGACGCCTGGTTGAAACATTCGGAAGGTCAATTGAATGGGAGGGCTGTCAGTATTGGATTTTCCCTGAAGCGAAAGACATTGCTAAACTTACAATCGATGATTTGGCCCCAATAAAAATGACCGTAAAAAAATGTGAATACCTTATCGGAATTGCGCAACTTATCGTCGAAGGAAGTCTTTCAAAATCACTTGTAATGGGGAATGGCGAACTTAAAGAAGCAGAAAAAATGCTTGTCAAGATCCGTGGAATCGGCCCATGGACTGCAAACTATGTATTAATGCGTTGTCTACGATTTCCGAAAGCATTCCCAATTGATGATGTCGGGTTACATAATGCGATTAAACATTTAACTGGTGCAGAAGAAAAGCCGACGAAAGAAGAAATCTTGAAACTTTCTGCTCCGTGGAAGGAATGGGAATCATATGCAACGTTTTATTTGTGGCGATCTTTATATTAA
- a CDS encoding sigma-70 family RNA polymerase sigma factor, producing the protein MLHKKVVKAIKGDEEAFELLIREEGDKLYKTAFLYVRNKDDAMDVVQEAVTKAFISIHQLKKPELFSAWLMKILIHTAYDYLHKKKKVVLTDDFSNFRGSEHLDLEEKLDLLSAISTLSHNYKTVIILFYFQDQSIKSISESMSKPEGTIKTYLRRAKVEIKKLLGGVSIDEKRMV; encoded by the coding sequence TTGTTACATAAAAAAGTCGTAAAAGCCATCAAAGGTGATGAAGAAGCCTTTGAATTATTGATTAGAGAAGAAGGGGATAAGTTATACAAAACGGCTTTTCTCTATGTCCGCAATAAAGACGATGCCATGGATGTTGTTCAGGAGGCTGTTACAAAAGCATTCATATCTATCCATCAACTTAAGAAACCTGAGCTTTTTAGTGCTTGGCTGATGAAAATCTTAATTCACACAGCGTATGATTATCTTCACAAAAAAAAGAAGGTCGTCCTAACAGATGACTTTTCCAACTTCAGGGGCAGTGAACACCTTGATCTTGAAGAAAAGCTCGACTTGCTCTCAGCTATTTCTACATTAAGTCATAATTATAAAACGGTCATTATCCTTTTCTATTTTCAAGATCAGTCGATAAAAAGTATTTCTGAATCGATGAGTAAACCAGAAGGAACGATTAAAACCTATCTTCGCCGGGCCAAAGTTGAAATAAAGAAGTTATTAGGGGGAGTGAGTATCGATGAAAAAAGAATGGTTTGA
- a CDS encoding methylated-DNA--[protein]-cysteine S-methyltransferase: MEKNNKGIVYWMLLNNGPWTMYIAATTEGFCYVGSQNAPFEELATWVKKRLPTYVLSEDEYVLKPYATELIDYLEGRRKEFTLPMDLHGTTFQQSVWKVLQEIPYGQTVSYTDIAKQIQKPNAVRAVGTAIGTNPLLITVPCHRVIAKSGKLTGYRGGIEMKEQLLGLEKRKNYANHEKRDFCDFPCHVIF, from the coding sequence ATGGAGAAAAACAATAAAGGTATCGTCTATTGGATGCTGTTAAATAACGGACCATGGACGATGTATATTGCAGCAACAACAGAAGGATTTTGTTATGTTGGTTCACAAAATGCGCCATTTGAAGAACTTGCCACATGGGTGAAGAAACGACTCCCTACTTATGTACTTTCGGAAGATGAGTATGTATTAAAACCTTATGCAACAGAACTGATCGATTATTTGGAGGGGCGACGTAAAGAGTTCACATTGCCAATGGATCTTCACGGTACAACGTTTCAACAATCTGTCTGGAAGGTGTTGCAAGAAATTCCGTATGGTCAGACTGTTTCGTACACGGATATTGCCAAACAGATTCAAAAACCGAACGCGGTTCGTGCTGTCGGGACTGCTATTGGAACCAATCCTTTGTTAATCACGGTTCCTTGTCATCGTGTAATCGCAAAAAGCGGAAAATTGACAGGTTACAGGGGTGGTATAGAGATGAAGGAACAACTACTGGGGCTAGAAAAGCGAAAAAACTATGCAAACCATGAAAAAAGAGACTTTTGTGACTTTCCTTGTCATGTGATATTTTAG
- a CDS encoding bifunctional transcriptional activator/DNA repair enzyme AdaA translates to MNDNQDVMRLTDERWQAITHNDQSYDDNFIYAVKSTGICCRPSCKSRDPKKENVRIFKDVDKALSEGFRVCKRCKPGGIRLPDEEWTAQIKEYINGNYHEQLSLEILADMCHGSPYHLQRTFKRIIGLTPAEYIQRVRISNAMKELSTTNKSVAEIGFAVGLPNTPYFITLFKNHTGQTPKQYQKTIMEVQKNGEKQ, encoded by the coding sequence ATGAATGACAATCAAGACGTCATGCGATTGACTGATGAACGATGGCAAGCGATTACGCATAATGACCAGTCGTATGATGATAATTTTATTTACGCAGTAAAATCAACGGGTATCTGTTGCCGACCGTCTTGTAAATCGAGAGATCCTAAAAAAGAGAACGTCCGCATTTTCAAAGACGTAGATAAAGCATTATCCGAAGGTTTTCGTGTTTGTAAACGCTGCAAGCCCGGTGGTATACGTTTGCCAGACGAAGAATGGACAGCCCAAATTAAAGAATATATAAATGGGAACTATCATGAACAATTGTCATTGGAAATATTAGCAGACATGTGTCATGGAAGCCCCTATCATTTACAACGAACATTTAAGAGAATTATCGGGTTGACGCCTGCAGAATACATCCAACGAGTAAGAATTTCAAATGCGATGAAAGAGCTCTCCACAACTAATAAATCTGTCGCAGAAATCGGTTTTGCTGTAGGGCTCCCAAATACGCCTTATTTTATTACGTTATTCAAAAATCATACTGGACAAACACCTAAACAGTACCAAAAAACAATAATGGAGGTGCAAAAAAATGGAGAAAAACAATAA
- a CDS encoding antibiotic biosynthesis monooxygenase family protein has product MILEAVMLQVKQGMEKEYEEAFRNASKIISSMKGYISHELQRCMEVEGKYLLLVKWESLEDHTVGFRQSREYKEWKNQLHHFYDPFPSVEHFERVDL; this is encoded by the coding sequence ATGATTTTGGAAGCTGTTATGCTTCAGGTTAAGCAAGGGATGGAAAAGGAATATGAAGAAGCCTTTCGTAACGCTTCTAAAATTATTTCATCAATGAAAGGTTACATATCTCATGAATTGCAACGATGTATGGAAGTGGAAGGGAAATATTTACTTTTGGTTAAATGGGAGAGCTTAGAAGATCATACAGTGGGATTTAGACAATCTCGTGAATATAAAGAGTGGAAAAACCAGCTACATCATTTTTATGATCCTTTCCCATCAGTAGAACACTTTGAACGGGTAGATCTCTAA